From a region of the Narcine bancroftii isolate sNarBan1 chromosome 5, sNarBan1.hap1, whole genome shotgun sequence genome:
- the LOC138764746 gene encoding histone H1-like, producing the protein MTETAAAEAAPPATPGAQTKAPKKKKAAARPKPAGPRLGDQIDKIVADCRERGGMSYFAIKKALADGGVDVHKSASHIKTSIKRKLDSGLLVQCKGSGLSGHFKAGKKERTVTLAKKAKKPAATASKSRKSVAKKSSAKRPVIKKSPSKKPAAKKSPSKKHGAKKPAAKKTAAKKPVAKKATPKKFKSPPKAKVTKVKATKKVVKSRARPKSKPKAAAKK; encoded by the coding sequence ATGACCGAGACCGCAGCAGCCGAAGCGGCTCCTCCTGCCACTCCCGGCGCCCAAACCAAGGCTCCCAAGAAGAAGAAGGCGGCCGCTCGGCCCAAGCCAGCCGGTCCCAGGCTGGGCGATCAGATCGACAAGATTGTGGCGGATTGCCGCGAGCGCGGGGGGATGTCCTACTTCGCCATAAAGAAGGCTCTGGCCGACGGCGGCGTCGATGTGCACAAGTCCGCCTCGCACATCAAGACGAGCATCAAGAGGAAATTGGACAGCGGCCTCCTGGTTCAATGCAAAGGCTCGGGCTTGTCGGGTCACTTCAAGGCCGGGAAGAAAGAAAGGACAGTGACATTGGCAAAGAAAGCGAAGAAACCAGCGGCCACGGCGTCGAAGTCCAGGAAGTCGGTGGCAAAGAAATCTTCGGCCAAAAGACCAGTCATCAAGAAATCTCCCTCCAAGAAACCCGCGGCCAAGAAATCTCCCAGCAAGAAACACGGCGCCAAGAAACCAGCGGCTAAAAAGACGGCGGCCAAGAAGCCAGTGGCCAAGAAGGCGACCCCGAAGAAGTTCAAGAGCCCCCCGAAGGCCAAAGTCACCAAGGTGAAGGCGACCAAAAAGGTTGTAAAATCCAGGGCCCGGCCGAAATCTAAACCCAAGGCAGCGGCCAAGAAGTGA
- the LOC138764753 gene encoding histone H4, with translation MSGRGKGGKGLGKGGAKRHRKVLRDNIQGITKPAIRRLARRGGVKRISGLIYEETRGVLKVFLENVIRDAVTYTEHAKRKTVTAMDVVYALKRQGRTLYGFGG, from the coding sequence ATGTCTGGCAGAGGAAAAGGAGGTAAAGGTCTGGGCAAAGGCGGAGCCAAGCGGCACCGTAAAGTTCTTCGTGATAACATCCAAGGCATCACCAAACCCGCTATCCGCCGCCTGGCTCGGCGTGGCGGAGTCAAGCGCATCTCGGGGCTGATCTATGAGGAGACCCGCGGGGTGCTGAAGGTTTTCCTGGAGAATGTGATCAGGGATGCCGTCACCTACACCGAGCACGCCAAGCGCAAGACGGTCACCGCCATGGATGTGGTGTACGCTCTGAAACGCCAGGGCCGCACTCTCTATGGCTTCGGCGGCTGA